In Treponema primitia ZAS-2, a genomic segment contains:
- a CDS encoding MoaD/ThiS family protein has product MAVTILIPTALRNFTDRKSEVTTEGSTVGEALRNFTGTYPDIKQHLYQGEELRSFINVFVEETNIKKLQGLDTKIADGGTIMLVPAIAGGTSRG; this is encoded by the coding sequence ATGGCAGTTACGATTTTGATACCCACGGCACTGAGAAATTTTACGGATCGCAAATCCGAAGTTACTACGGAGGGTTCCACTGTGGGGGAAGCGCTCCGGAATTTTACCGGGACCTACCCGGATATTAAACAGCATCTTTACCAGGGCGAGGAGCTGCGTTCTTTCATCAATGTATTTGTGGAGGAAACCAATATCAAAAAGCTCCAGGGATTGGATACTAAAATTGCGGATGGGGGAACCATCATGCTGGTGCCGGCCATTGCCGGGGGGACCTCCCGAGGTTAA
- a CDS encoding M67 family metallopeptidase translates to MILLSEKLEGAIRREGESAYPNECCGILLGTIDDGGSRNTEDIIPIRNARETEEQYHRFRIEAEDLMKAELEARKRKLEVLGFYHSHPDHPARPSDYDKEYALPFYSYIITAVDKGKAGDFTSWELTTNREQFLPEEIKIEA, encoded by the coding sequence ATGATTCTCCTGTCAGAAAAACTGGAAGGGGCAATACGCCGGGAGGGGGAAAGTGCCTACCCAAACGAGTGCTGCGGGATACTGTTGGGCACAATCGATGATGGGGGAAGCAGGAATACTGAAGACATTATCCCTATCAGGAACGCCCGGGAGACTGAGGAACAGTACCACCGTTTCAGGATCGAGGCTGAGGATTTAATGAAGGCGGAACTGGAGGCCCGGAAACGGAAACTGGAAGTGCTGGGCTTTTACCATTCCCACCCAGACCATCCGGCAAGGCCTTCTGACTATGACAAGGAATATGCCCTGCCCTTTTATTCCTACATCATTACTGCGGTGGATAAGGGCAAGGCCGGGGATTTTACCAGCTGGGAACTGACTACAAACCGGGAGCAATTTCTGCCGGAAGAGATAAAGATTGAAGCATGA
- a CDS encoding PLP-dependent cysteine synthase family protein, which translates to MNILDLVGNTPLLELKKISQDMSGVTLFVKAEFCNPSGSVKDRAAKGMILEGLETGKLVPGKTIIDATSGNTGIAYAMIGAALGYPVTIYLPANASSERKRILRNYGAEIVETSPLESSDGAFLAAKEAAAKDPERYFFPNQYNNDANWRAHYNSTGSEIWEQTGGRVTHFITGLGTSGTFMGTSRRLKDYNKDIRVYAVQPDSPFHGIEGTKHMGSTIKPGIYDEKMPQGIVEVNTEAAYAMTRRLAREEGIFVGISSGANVVGAVQLGRTLPKGSVVVTILGDSGSRYISDSFWEAGE; encoded by the coding sequence ATGAATATCCTTGATTTGGTGGGGAATACCCCCCTTTTGGAATTGAAAAAAATTTCTCAAGATATGTCCGGGGTAACCCTGTTTGTCAAGGCAGAATTCTGCAATCCCAGCGGGTCTGTGAAGGACAGGGCGGCTAAGGGGATGATCCTTGAGGGGCTGGAAACCGGGAAACTTGTGCCTGGGAAGACCATCATCGACGCCACCAGCGGCAATACAGGGATAGCCTACGCCATGATCGGGGCGGCCCTGGGGTATCCGGTGACCATTTACCTGCCCGCCAATGCCAGCAGTGAACGGAAGCGTATACTCAGGAACTACGGGGCGGAAATTGTGGAGACTAGCCCCCTGGAAAGCTCGGATGGGGCCTTTCTGGCGGCTAAGGAAGCGGCGGCTAAGGACCCGGAGCGGTACTTTTTCCCCAACCAGTACAACAACGATGCCAACTGGCGGGCCCACTACAACTCCACGGGGTCTGAAATCTGGGAACAGACCGGGGGAAGGGTTACCCATTTCATTACCGGCCTGGGAACCTCGGGCACCTTTATGGGAACCTCCCGGCGGCTTAAGGATTATAACAAGGATATCCGGGTGTACGCGGTGCAGCCTGATTCGCCCTTCCACGGAATCGAAGGGACCAAGCATATGGGAAGCACCATCAAGCCGGGGATCTACGATGAAAAAATGCCCCAAGGGATTGTGGAGGTGAATACCGAAGCAGCCTACGCCATGACCCGGCGGCTTGCCCGGGAAGAAGGTATCTTTGTGGGGATAAGCTCTGGAGCCAATGTGGTAGGCGCCGTCCAGCTTGGGCGGACTTTGCCAAAGGGTTCAGTGGTGGTCACCATTCTGGGGGACAGCGGTTCCCGGTATATTTCGGATTCCTTCTGGGAGGCGGGAGAATGA
- a CDS encoding M24 family metallopeptidase — protein sequence MELTLSPEASLEVQELEGRRARFVALMEQARPGWDTAIFTSHVNQYYFTGTMQNGILFIRKDGSCLYGVRRSYARAREESPIRDIVPFTSYQDLAAILGPELGALYIEGDLMPVVTLERLKKYFHFSSTGFLDSLIRKQRSVKSPYELYWIRRTAEQHRILLEEKAPAMLHEGISEAEFIGELANAMYQLGFQGLVRFHQDQVEFDTAQVGFGTNALYPSNFDGPGGGRGNSAAAPLTADSKRRLKLGNPVFLDTGFSINGYHSDKTQVYMFGAEPPAELAAAHRLCLDILHRTAERLRPGEIPSKIYADIMASLSPAELDSFMGVDNSHRVKFLGHGLGLTIDELPVIAKGFDEPLEENMVIALEPKKGVPGIGMAGAEETFIVTPRGGECISGGGREIVQVPCA from the coding sequence ATGGAATTGACACTATCACCGGAAGCTTCGCTGGAAGTACAGGAACTTGAGGGACGGCGTGCCCGTTTTGTCGCGCTGATGGAACAGGCCAGGCCCGGCTGGGACACGGCGATTTTCACCAGCCATGTAAACCAGTATTACTTTACCGGGACCATGCAGAATGGCATCCTGTTCATCCGCAAGGATGGAAGCTGTTTATACGGGGTCAGGCGGAGCTATGCCAGGGCAAGGGAGGAATCGCCGATTCGGGATATTGTCCCCTTCACCAGTTACCAGGACCTTGCGGCGATACTGGGGCCGGAACTGGGGGCTCTTTATATAGAAGGGGACCTCATGCCGGTAGTCACCCTGGAACGACTGAAAAAGTACTTTCACTTTAGCTCCACCGGCTTCCTTGATTCCTTGATACGAAAGCAGAGGAGCGTCAAAAGCCCCTACGAGCTTTACTGGATCAGGCGGACTGCGGAACAGCACCGGATACTGCTGGAGGAAAAAGCCCCGGCCATGCTACATGAGGGAATCTCTGAGGCGGAATTTATCGGAGAGCTGGCCAATGCCATGTACCAATTGGGCTTTCAGGGACTGGTGCGCTTCCACCAGGACCAGGTTGAATTTGACACCGCCCAGGTGGGCTTCGGGACCAATGCCCTGTACCCCTCAAATTTTGACGGGCCCGGGGGTGGCAGGGGGAACAGCGCCGCCGCGCCCCTGACAGCGGACAGCAAGCGGCGGCTGAAACTTGGAAACCCGGTGTTTCTGGACACAGGGTTCAGTATCAACGGCTACCACTCGGACAAGACCCAGGTCTATATGTTCGGCGCCGAGCCCCCGGCGGAACTGGCTGCGGCTCACCGGCTCTGCCTGGATATACTCCACCGGACCGCGGAACGCTTACGGCCCGGGGAAATCCCTTCGAAGATCTACGCCGACATCATGGCTTCCCTTTCGCCGGCAGAACTGGATTCTTTCATGGGGGTGGACAATTCGCACCGGGTAAAATTCCTGGGCCACGGGCTGGGCCTGACAATCGACGAACTTCCGGTCATAGCAAAGGGGTTTGACGAGCCCCTGGAAGAGAACATGGTCATCGCCCTGGAACCGAAAAAGGGGGTTCCCGGCATTGGGATGGCAGGGGCGGAGGAAACCTTTATTGTCACACCCAGGGGCGGGGAATGTATCAGCGGGGGCGGGAGGGAGATAGTACAAGTACCTTGTGCGTAG
- a CDS encoding putative DNA modification/repair radical SAM protein, which yields MYSMIMDLGEKLSVLASSAKYDASCASSGSGTAEGRGSSVRGRGGDASGASSFGSNLPAGVCHSWTGDGRCVSLLKVLFSNVCRFDCAYCVNRVSADTPRTAFTTDELVDLTCQFYRRNYIEGLFLSSGIFTDPDMVMEKLIGTAKKLRTEAGFGGYIHLKVIPGSGEKMIREAGLWADRLSANIELPTDKSLQHLAPQKSGKVILGAMEDVSRSSAENEEDRRNVQKSFARKASPVPVFAPAGQSTQLIVGASEEDDQTIINLSSALYRKFSMRRVYYSAFIPVGVNGNGGIPDPRLPEIPGPPLITDQAGAPRTLMAREHRLYQADWLIRFYHFEAGEILEDAPYLDRSVDPKTAWALRHLTRFPVDLQRADYEELLRVPGVGATSARRILELRRNRSLSFDGLRRLGVVLKRARYFITLSGAFIDSVEDPKRVRRMLSDQDGAGLQLPLFDF from the coding sequence ATGTATAGTATGATTATGGATTTGGGAGAAAAGCTGTCAGTCTTGGCTTCCTCAGCAAAGTACGATGCCTCATGCGCCTCCAGTGGAAGCGGGACTGCCGAGGGGCGGGGCAGCTCAGTCCGGGGAAGGGGCGGTGATGCATCCGGCGCGTCAAGCTTTGGGTCAAATCTGCCCGCCGGGGTTTGCCACAGTTGGACCGGAGACGGCCGTTGTGTGAGCCTACTCAAGGTGCTCTTCTCCAATGTCTGCCGCTTTGACTGCGCCTATTGCGTAAACCGGGTCTCGGCGGATACTCCCCGAACCGCCTTTACCACTGATGAGCTGGTGGACCTTACCTGCCAGTTCTATCGCCGTAATTACATCGAAGGGCTCTTTCTTTCCTCGGGTATCTTCACCGACCCGGACATGGTTATGGAAAAACTCATTGGTACGGCGAAAAAGCTTCGTACCGAAGCGGGGTTCGGGGGCTACATACACTTAAAAGTAATCCCCGGAAGCGGGGAAAAGATGATCCGGGAAGCGGGGCTTTGGGCGGACCGGCTCAGCGCGAACATTGAGCTGCCCACGGATAAAAGCCTCCAGCACCTGGCGCCCCAAAAATCCGGGAAGGTGATACTCGGCGCCATGGAGGATGTGTCCCGGAGCAGTGCGGAGAACGAGGAAGACCGGCGGAATGTTCAGAAAAGTTTTGCCCGGAAGGCGAGCCCCGTCCCGGTGTTTGCCCCGGCAGGGCAAAGTACCCAGCTCATCGTGGGGGCCAGCGAAGAGGACGACCAGACCATCATCAATCTTTCCAGCGCCCTGTACCGCAAATTTTCCATGCGCCGGGTCTACTACTCCGCCTTCATCCCCGTGGGGGTAAACGGCAATGGGGGTATCCCGGACCCCCGGCTGCCGGAAATCCCCGGACCGCCCCTGATCACGGATCAAGCGGGGGCCCCAAGAACCTTGATGGCCCGGGAGCACCGGCTCTACCAGGCGGACTGGCTTATCCGGTTCTACCACTTTGAAGCTGGGGAAATTCTGGAGGATGCCCCTTACCTGGATCGCAGTGTGGACCCCAAAACCGCCTGGGCTCTCCGGCACCTGACCCGCTTCCCGGTGGACCTGCAAAGGGCAGACTACGAGGAACTGCTCCGGGTCCCCGGAGTCGGGGCTACCTCGGCCCGGCGCATCCTGGAACTGCGGCGGAACCGGTCCCTTAGTTTTGACGGGCTCCGGCGCCTGGGGGTTGTCCTCAAACGGGCGCGGTACTTCATCACCCTTTCAGGGGCCTTTATCGATTCAGTGGAGGATCCCAAACGGGTACGGCGTATGCTTTCAGACCAGGATGGGGCTGGTTTACAGTTGCCCTTGTTTGACTTCTAG
- a CDS encoding TIGR03905 family TSCPD domain-containing protein, with the protein MFEYKTQGTCSSKIHFDIKDDKVCDLSFDGGCDGNLKGISVLADGMDANELIKRLKGLRCGSKNTSCPDQLAHALELALKAAPAS; encoded by the coding sequence ATGTTTGAATATAAGACCCAGGGAACCTGTTCCAGCAAAATCCACTTCGATATCAAGGACGACAAGGTCTGCGACCTTTCCTTTGACGGTGGCTGTGACGGCAATTTAAAGGGCATATCGGTCCTTGCGGATGGTATGGATGCGAATGAACTTATCAAGCGCCTCAAAGGGCTGCGCTGCGGGTCCAAGAATACTTCCTGCCCCGACCAGCTTGCCCATGCCCTTGAACTTGCCCTGAAAGCGGCGCCTGCGTCCTAA
- a CDS encoding flavodoxin family protein: MNYLIISGNPKGGGLCQDVTEEALRGAKDGGASAGTLLVEKLERCHVCGEGWGSCREQHKCAFEKDGFGAAQDTVRKADQLCFITPVYWGEMAESLKSFFDRLRRCEFGQNGVLSGKQILLVASPGGSGNGALSCLEQMDRFCRHTGAVIFDYIGINRWNNDYKKKAVYSAARAMTEGRKAGTTL, translated from the coding sequence ATGAATTACCTGATTATTTCCGGTAACCCCAAGGGCGGCGGGCTCTGCCAGGATGTTACTGAAGAGGCGCTTCGGGGCGCTAAGGACGGCGGCGCATCCGCAGGAACCCTGCTCGTGGAAAAGCTGGAACGCTGTCATGTATGCGGGGAGGGTTGGGGGAGCTGTCGTGAACAGCACAAATGCGCCTTTGAAAAGGATGGGTTCGGCGCCGCCCAGGACACGGTGCGAAAGGCGGATCAGCTCTGTTTCATCACCCCGGTCTACTGGGGGGAGATGGCAGAATCCCTCAAGAGTTTCTTTGACCGGCTGCGCAGATGCGAATTCGGTCAGAACGGAGTCCTTTCGGGAAAGCAGATACTGTTGGTAGCCTCCCCTGGGGGAAGCGGCAACGGGGCACTTAGCTGCCTGGAACAGATGGACCGTTTCTGCCGCCATACCGGGGCGGTGATCTTTGACTATATCGGGATAAACCGCTGGAACAACGACTATAAAAAGAAAGCGGTGTACAGCGCCGCCAGGGCCATGACCGAGGGGCGCAAAGCCGGAACTACCCTTTAG
- a CDS encoding TetR/AcrR family transcriptional regulator translates to MDETGGTREHILGIALGLFAGRGYEAAGVQEIVSQAGITKPTLYYHFKSKQGLLEAIVAEYGAVLAETTRKAAAYNHDLVTNLTSLFRETMKFARGNPDFYRLMMSLFSAPPGTEAFLAGTGLRRQLVGILEELFTAASRDHGNMKRRQKIYAETFMGLLETFGVLTVNNEISLDDHLSFRIVHQYMHGIFS, encoded by the coding sequence ATGGACGAAACCGGTGGTACCAGGGAACATATTCTAGGCATTGCCCTGGGGCTTTTTGCCGGCCGGGGCTACGAAGCGGCGGGGGTGCAGGAGATTGTTTCCCAAGCAGGGATTACCAAGCCCACCCTATACTACCACTTCAAAAGTAAGCAGGGCCTTCTGGAAGCCATTGTAGCTGAGTACGGCGCAGTTCTGGCCGAAACGACCCGGAAGGCGGCGGCCTATAACCACGATCTGGTAACAAACCTGACAAGCCTTTTCAGGGAAACCATGAAGTTTGCCCGGGGCAATCCGGATTTTTACCGCCTGATGATGAGCCTTTTTTCCGCCCCCCCGGGAACCGAAGCTTTCCTGGCCGGGACCGGACTGCGCCGTCAGCTTGTGGGGATCCTGGAGGAACTTTTTACCGCCGCATCCAGGGATCACGGCAACATGAAACGGCGGCAGAAAATCTACGCAGAAACCTTCATGGGCCTTTTGGAGACCTTTGGGGTGCTCACGGTTAACAACGAAATCAGCCTGGATGATCATCTGAGCTTCAGAATCGTTCACCAATATATGCACGGAATATTTTCCTGA
- a CDS encoding alpha-amylase family glycosyl hydrolase, translated as MEKKTDFFCEKVIPTGRYTEDSKITDRIFYHIYPLGFCGAPGQNDFSSPAGNGLRSIADYIPRLLELGINAIYLGPLFESGTHGYDTLDYYWVDRRLGDNDALRFLVQRFHQAGIMVVLDAVLNHTGRHFFAFRDIQAMGSASAYRDWFANIDFSRRSPVGDYFSYEGWNGCYDLVKLNGHNREVRDHLFGAVEFWIKEFDIDGLRLDAADLLLPDFMDELSSRCKKLKSDFWLMGEMVAGDYCRLTGGGSSGIAPGKRLDSVTNYELYKSLWSSFNDRNFFEISWTLNRQYGPDGLYRDIPLYTFADNHDVNRIASIIKNKAHLFPLYGLLFTLPGIPSIYYGSEYGITGEHAADSDAALRPAWDSQGMQKAREDGGLGADMEQAIAGFIGLRKNSVALREGSFRELFKDHEQYAFMREAGEERALVGVNAGAETKAIRISGAALGGGSLKWRDLLSGEEFSVRDGWLEFPVHASWMRVLRSTHPYLS; from the coding sequence ATGGAAAAGAAAACAGATTTTTTTTGCGAAAAAGTTATACCGACCGGTAGGTATACAGAGGATTCGAAAATCACCGACCGGATTTTTTATCACATCTACCCCCTGGGTTTCTGTGGAGCCCCGGGGCAGAACGATTTTTCCTCCCCAGCCGGGAACGGGCTGCGCTCTATTGCGGATTACATACCCCGCTTATTGGAACTGGGAATAAACGCGATCTACCTGGGTCCTCTCTTTGAGTCCGGCACCCACGGCTACGATACCCTGGATTACTACTGGGTGGACCGCAGGCTGGGCGACAACGATGCGCTCCGTTTTCTGGTTCAGCGCTTTCACCAGGCGGGTATCATGGTGGTCCTGGACGCGGTGCTGAACCACACCGGCCGGCACTTCTTTGCCTTCAGGGACATCCAGGCCATGGGCAGCGCCTCGGCCTACCGGGACTGGTTTGCCAATATTGACTTCAGCCGGCGGAGCCCTGTGGGGGATTATTTCAGTTATGAAGGCTGGAACGGTTGTTATGATTTAGTAAAACTGAACGGTCACAATAGGGAAGTCCGGGACCACCTTTTCGGCGCAGTTGAATTCTGGATCAAAGAATTTGATATCGACGGCCTCAGGCTGGATGCAGCGGACCTACTACTCCCGGATTTTATGGACGAACTTTCTTCACGCTGCAAAAAGCTAAAAAGCGATTTTTGGCTCATGGGGGAGATGGTGGCCGGTGATTATTGCCGCCTGACTGGAGGCGGCAGCAGCGGCATTGCCCCCGGAAAGCGGCTTGATTCGGTTACCAACTACGAACTGTACAAAAGCCTCTGGTCAAGCTTTAACGACAGAAACTTTTTTGAGATTTCCTGGACCCTGAACCGCCAATACGGCCCCGATGGCCTGTACCGGGATATACCCCTCTACACCTTTGCTGACAACCACGATGTAAACCGCATTGCCAGTATCATTAAAAACAAGGCCCATCTTTTCCCCCTCTACGGCCTCCTCTTTACCCTTCCGGGGATTCCTTCGATTTACTACGGCAGCGAGTACGGCATTACGGGTGAACATGCTGCAGACAGCGATGCTGCGCTCAGACCCGCCTGGGATTCTCAGGGAATGCAAAAAGCCAGGGAAGACGGGGGCCTGGGGGCGGATATGGAACAGGCCATCGCCGGGTTTATCGGGCTGCGGAAAAACAGCGTCGCCCTGCGGGAAGGTTCCTTCAGGGAACTGTTCAAGGACCACGAGCAATACGCCTTTATGCGGGAGGCCGGGGAGGAGCGTGCCCTGGTGGGGGTGAACGCAGGGGCGGAAACGAAGGCAATCCGCATCAGCGGGGCGGCATTGGGAGGCGGGTCTCTGAAGTGGCGGGATCTTCTGAGCGGAGAGGAATTCAGTG